In Mycoavidus cysteinexigens, a genomic segment contains:
- the bioB gene encoding biotin synthase BioB, protein MTQATCASHNAAPATLKPLTCAPSEANPAQWKIADVLALYELPFNDLLLRAQQTHRAHFDANVVQLSTLLSIKTGGCPEDCAYCPQSSHYDTGVAADKLMPLDEVITAAKAAKAHGATRFCMGAAWRSPKERHLAPVLEMIRAVKALGLETCVTLGMLEKPQAQALKEAGLDYYNHNLDTSPEFYGQIISTRTYQERLDTLEHVREADINVCCGGIVGLGESRRERAGLIAQLANLDPYPESVPINNLVQVDGTPLSGTEPLDPFEFVRTIAVARITMPRAMVRLSAGREEMDAALQALCFFAGANSIFYGEKLLTTANPQAEADRTLLARLGMRAEANCAA, encoded by the coding sequence ATGACACAAGCGACTTGTGCTTCGCATAATGCGGCACCAGCGACTTTAAAGCCGTTAACTTGCGCGCCTAGCGAGGCCAACCCAGCTCAGTGGAAAATCGCCGACGTCCTTGCGTTATACGAGCTACCGTTCAATGATTTATTGTTGCGCGCCCAGCAGACGCACCGCGCGCATTTCGATGCAAATGTAGTGCAATTATCTACCCTGCTGTCAATCAAGACCGGCGGTTGTCCAGAAGACTGCGCATATTGCCCGCAATCTTCACATTATGATACGGGCGTTGCGGCGGATAAATTAATGCCGCTGGATGAAGTCATCACCGCAGCTAAGGCGGCTAAGGCGCATGGCGCAACCCGTTTTTGCATGGGTGCGGCCTGGCGCAGCCCGAAAGAACGGCACTTGGCGCCAGTGCTCGAGATGATCCGCGCAGTTAAAGCGTTAGGGCTTGAAACTTGCGTCACGCTAGGCATGCTCGAAAAACCGCAAGCGCAAGCACTCAAAGAAGCGGGGCTGGATTACTACAACCACAACCTGGATACGTCCCCTGAGTTTTACGGGCAAATTATCAGCACGCGCACCTATCAAGAGCGCTTGGACACACTCGAACATGTGCGTGAGGCGGACATTAATGTTTGTTGCGGCGGTATCGTCGGCCTGGGTGAATCGCGCCGCGAACGAGCCGGATTGATTGCGCAACTCGCTAATTTAGATCCTTATCCAGAATCCGTGCCAATTAATAATTTAGTACAAGTTGACGGCACACCATTATCCGGCACAGAGCCGTTAGATCCATTTGAATTTGTGCGGACAATTGCCGTGGCACGCATCACTATGCCACGCGCGATGGTGCGCTTATCAGCCGGCCGCGAAGAGATGGATGCCGCTCTGCAAGCGTTGTGTTTTTTCGCTGGCGCAAATTCAATTTTTTATGGCGAAAAACTATTAACCACCGCCAACCCACAAGCAGAAGCCGACCGCACGCTACTCGCGCGGCTAGGGATGCGCGCTGAAGCAAATTGTGCGGCTTGA
- the bioF gene encoding 8-amino-7-oxononanoate synthase: MEALTILANHLRELDAQALRRQRRCAETGCAAHMQVDGRAVINFASNDYLGLASHPKLIEALADGATRYGVGSGGSHLLGGHSRAHALLEDQLAAFAGGFIDKPRALYFCTGYMANLATLSALASPAKSSSEQTATLFSDALNHASLIDGARLARANVQIYPHADTVALETLLSACKTPLKLIVTDALFSMDGDLAPLHELLALAEKYGAWLVVDDAHGFGVLGSHGAGTLSAFGLRSPQLIYIATLGKAAGVAGAFVIAHDTVIEWLIQRARPYIFTTASPPAVAHAASASLSLIASSEGQTRRQQLQQRITQTRALLQQTPWRALDSVTAIQPLIIGANAPTLACAAQLAAQGLWVPAIRPPTVAPGASRLRISLSANHSSADLEQLSAALLASEI, translated from the coding sequence ATGGAAGCGCTAACCATTCTTGCAAACCATCTCCGTGAACTTGACGCCCAAGCTCTGCGCCGTCAGCGACGCTGCGCTGAAACCGGCTGCGCGGCGCATATGCAAGTGGATGGCCGTGCGGTGATTAACTTTGCCAGCAATGATTACTTAGGATTAGCCTCCCATCCTAAATTAATCGAGGCCCTTGCCGATGGCGCTACGCGCTATGGCGTTGGCAGCGGTGGTTCACATCTGTTAGGAGGGCATTCACGCGCTCATGCTTTGCTCGAAGATCAGCTCGCCGCCTTTGCTGGTGGATTTATTGATAAGCCACGCGCACTGTATTTTTGTACGGGTTATATGGCGAATTTGGCCACGCTGTCTGCCCTCGCTAGTCCAGCTAAAAGCTCCTCGGAACAAACGGCAACGCTTTTTTCAGACGCACTTAACCATGCTTCATTAATTGATGGCGCACGCCTAGCGCGCGCCAACGTGCAAATCTACCCACACGCAGATACCGTCGCGCTTGAAACTTTATTAAGCGCTTGCAAGACGCCATTAAAACTGATTGTGACAGATGCGCTTTTCAGTATGGATGGGGATCTTGCCCCGCTGCATGAACTACTCGCTTTAGCTGAAAAATACGGGGCCTGGCTGGTGGTGGACGATGCCCATGGCTTTGGCGTACTGGGCAGTCATGGAGCGGGGACTTTATCAGCATTTGGGCTGCGTTCGCCACAGCTGATTTATATTGCCACGCTCGGTAAGGCGGCCGGCGTGGCGGGCGCTTTTGTGATTGCGCACGATACCGTAATCGAATGGCTGATTCAACGCGCCCGGCCCTATATTTTCACCACCGCCTCGCCGCCAGCTGTGGCTCATGCCGCATCAGCTAGCCTGAGCCTTATCGCCAGCAGCGAAGGTCAAACCAGACGGCAACAATTGCAACAGCGGATCACCCAAACGCGCGCACTATTACAACAAACGCCCTGGCGAGCACTCGACTCTGTAACCGCGATCCAACCCTTGATTATCGGCGCCAACGCACCTACACTGGCATGCGCCGCACAGCTTGCCGCACAGGGACTATGGGTGCCTGCCATTCGCCCACCTACGGTAGCGCCAGGCGCATCACGGTTACGCATTTCTTTATCGGCCAATCATTCGTCGGCCGACCTTGAACAACTCAGCGCAGCATTACTGGCCTCTGAAATCTAA
- the bioD gene encoding dethiobiotin synthase — protein sequence MDPSYSFFVTGTDTEIGKTLTSGALLHAFGKRGLRTAAMKPIAAGAEYRNGAWCNEDADFLAQAANVALPPALTTPYLCQEALAPHIAARQDGIRLEIEQIIQCYATVTQAANCVVVEGVGGFQVPLDDHYDTADLARALKLPVVLVVGLRLGCLNHALLTAAAICANGLPFVGWVANQIDPTMRYVDENIATLRVRFEQQYNAPLLGKIPHLEAPSAATAALYLNIDPLLALCAKRL from the coding sequence ATGGATCCATCTTATTCTTTTTTTGTAACCGGCACTGATACTGAAATTGGCAAAACGCTGACATCAGGCGCGTTATTACACGCATTCGGCAAGCGCGGGCTACGCACGGCCGCGATGAAACCCATCGCCGCCGGCGCGGAATATCGCAATGGCGCTTGGTGTAATGAAGATGCCGATTTTCTTGCGCAGGCAGCCAATGTTGCTTTGCCGCCGGCCTTGACCACACCTTATTTATGTCAAGAAGCCCTAGCTCCGCATATCGCCGCTAGACAAGACGGAATCCGTCTTGAGATTGAACAAATCATCCAATGTTATGCTACAGTAACCCAGGCGGCCAATTGTGTTGTGGTTGAGGGCGTTGGCGGTTTTCAAGTGCCGCTCGATGACCATTACGATACAGCCGATCTCGCCCGCGCGTTAAAGCTGCCCGTGGTGCTAGTAGTAGGCTTGCGTCTTGGTTGTTTAAATCATGCATTATTGACTGCTGCTGCCATCTGTGCAAACGGGCTCCCGTTCGTAGGTTGGGTCGCCAATCAAATCGATCCAACCATGCGCTACGTCGACGAAAACATTGCTACCTTGCGTGTACGTTTTGAGCAACAATACAACGCACCGCTATTAGGTAAAATTCCGCATTTAGAAGCTCCGTCGGCTGCGACTGCCGCGCTTTATTTAAATATCGATCCACTGCTCGCGCTCTGCGCTAAGCGCCTTTGA
- a CDS encoding DMT family transporter: MNFIELIILAAIWGASFLFMRIGAPEFGPIVLAALRVSIGSLVLLPALRTAAARAQLRQFIGPLLILGLTNSALPFCLFAYSTLALDAGFDSILNATTPLWGALIAYLWLRAPLTRIQVLGLTSGLIGVIILVVGRMNEAETATEPSVPLSLAIGAVLSATLLYAFAANYSKQRLATVAPNLVAFSSQFFAAIILLPLAWLYWPQQPIAASTWFAVSALGILCSGVAYLLYFRLVAHAGPSYAMSVAFLVPIFGTLWGVSFLGEQVTTFMLVGCTIILVGTGLASGKIKRLTFSVTRR; the protein is encoded by the coding sequence ATGAACTTCATCGAATTAATTATTTTGGCCGCCATTTGGGGCGCATCGTTTCTCTTCATGCGCATTGGCGCACCTGAGTTTGGACCGATTGTTTTGGCTGCATTGCGCGTGAGTATTGGTTCACTGGTCCTGCTGCCAGCACTGCGCACCGCTGCTGCGCGTGCGCAGCTACGCCAGTTTATAGGGCCACTGCTGATTTTGGGCCTGACAAACTCGGCTCTGCCATTTTGCTTATTCGCTTATTCAACCCTTGCCCTCGATGCAGGATTTGATTCAATTTTAAATGCGACGACCCCGCTCTGGGGAGCACTGATTGCTTATTTATGGTTGCGCGCGCCCCTGACCAGAATCCAGGTATTAGGCTTAACAAGCGGTCTCATCGGTGTGATTATCTTGGTCGTCGGCCGAATGAACGAAGCAGAAACCGCAACCGAACCCAGCGTCCCGCTCTCTCTTGCGATTGGGGCTGTGCTCAGCGCAACGTTACTCTATGCTTTTGCGGCAAATTATTCTAAACAGCGGCTCGCCACGGTAGCACCCAATTTAGTCGCGTTTAGTAGCCAATTTTTTGCTGCGATCATACTCCTGCCGCTCGCATGGCTTTACTGGCCACAACAGCCGATTGCCGCCAGCACATGGTTTGCTGTTAGTGCGCTCGGTATCTTGTGTAGCGGGGTAGCGTACTTACTCTATTTTCGACTTGTCGCCCATGCCGGCCCATCGTATGCAATGTCAGTTGCCTTCTTGGTTCCGATTTTTGGCACCTTATGGGGGGTAAGCTTTCTGGGAGAACAGGTAACGACATTTATGCTGGTAGGGTGCACCATTATATTGGTGGGTACTGGATTAGCTTCGGGAAAGATTAAGCGACTCACATTTTCCGTAACTCGGCGTTGA
- a CDS encoding bile acid:sodium symporter family protein encodes MRAKFLPDTLTLSILSAVILANLLPCQGQAAVAFSWAANGAISLLFFMHGAKLPRATLIAGAMHWRLHLLIFGCTFAVFPLLGLTLKPILSLLVTPILYTGILFLCILPSTIQASITFTAVAKGNVAAAICSAPASNLLGILITPLFASLIFSQHGVDHALWLSAVKQIAFLLLVPFIIGQMTRRWLAASFERHARPLKWLEQCVIPLVAYTAFSEAVVQGLWSQVAPRSLLGLIIVNGVLLMLGLIVTGYLSKLAGFSQADRITILFCGSQRSLGSGVAIAQIVFAGYTVGVAILPLMLFHPMQLIVGSLLAQYYRARATPYKLASLSSRD; translated from the coding sequence ATGCGCGCCAAATTTCTGCCGGATACTCTGACCTTATCGATCCTAAGTGCAGTTATTCTCGCCAATCTGCTGCCCTGTCAAGGTCAAGCCGCCGTGGCCTTCAGTTGGGCGGCGAATGGCGCAATTAGTCTTCTCTTTTTTATGCATGGGGCCAAATTACCGCGGGCAACATTAATCGCTGGAGCCATGCATTGGCGGCTGCATCTGCTAATTTTCGGCTGCACCTTTGCGGTGTTTCCGCTGCTGGGCCTGACGCTCAAACCGATTTTATCGCTGCTGGTTACCCCAATTCTGTATACGGGCATTCTGTTTTTATGCATATTGCCATCGACGATACAAGCATCGATTACTTTCACCGCAGTTGCCAAAGGTAATGTAGCGGCAGCGATATGTTCTGCGCCAGCCTCAAATCTGCTGGGCATTCTTATCACACCGCTATTCGCCAGCTTAATCTTCAGCCAGCATGGAGTAGACCATGCGTTATGGTTATCTGCGGTCAAACAAATTGCTTTCCTTTTACTCGTGCCTTTTATCATCGGACAGATGACTCGCCGTTGGCTCGCAGCCTCTTTTGAGCGCCATGCACGCCCCTTGAAATGGCTTGAACAATGCGTGATTCCACTGGTTGCTTACACGGCCTTTAGCGAGGCCGTGGTGCAAGGTTTATGGTCGCAGGTTGCACCGCGCTCACTCCTGGGCCTGATCATTGTGAATGGCGTGCTCCTTATGCTGGGACTTATCGTCACCGGTTATCTAAGCAAGCTCGCTGGCTTTAGCCAAGCCGATCGGATCACCATTTTATTCTGTGGATCGCAAAGAAGCTTGGGCTCAGGGGTGGCGATTGCGCAAATTGTTTTCGCCGGCTATACAGTAGGCGTTGCCATTTTGCCTCTAATGCTGTTTCATCCAATGCAGTTAATCGTTGGTTCGTTGTTGGCGCAGTACTATCGTGCGCGGGCGACGCCATATAAACTAGCGTCGCTATCCAGCCGAGATTAA
- a CDS encoding NAD(P)H-dependent flavin oxidoreductase, whose translation MALPKVLQNLVLPVIAAPMFTVSYPELVLAQCKAGIVGAFPALNARPPELLDIWLTEIKQALAAYQAAHPEACIGPLAVNQIIHSTNARLEHDVRVCVEHRVPIFITSLREPIKELIDAVHAYGGIVFHDVISIRHAHKALEAGVDGLILVAAGAGGHAGTLSPFALVGEVRRFFAGPLVLSGAIATGQAIFATQVMGADFAYIGTRFIATHEANATDQYKNAIIEAQATDIIYTNLFTGVHGNYIRQSIVNAGLDPNQLPSADKSKMVFNHNQAKAWRDIWGAGQGVGLIDNLPSVAELVARLKGEYNQARRQFD comes from the coding sequence ATGGCTCTCCCCAAAGTTTTGCAAAACCTCGTATTGCCGGTTATCGCGGCACCCATGTTCACCGTGAGCTACCCAGAGTTGGTGTTAGCGCAATGCAAAGCTGGCATTGTCGGCGCTTTTCCCGCCTTAAATGCGCGGCCTCCTGAGTTACTAGATATCTGGCTTACAGAAATTAAACAGGCCCTTGCTGCCTATCAAGCAGCCCACCCTGAGGCATGTATCGGCCCACTTGCGGTTAATCAAATTATCCACAGCACAAATGCGCGGCTTGAGCATGACGTGCGGGTTTGCGTTGAGCATCGAGTGCCGATTTTTATCACCAGCTTGCGCGAACCAATTAAAGAGCTGATAGACGCCGTGCATGCCTATGGCGGCATTGTGTTCCATGACGTAATCAGTATTCGTCATGCACACAAAGCGCTAGAGGCTGGGGTGGATGGTTTGATTTTGGTCGCAGCTGGCGCAGGAGGCCATGCCGGCACTTTGTCGCCTTTTGCATTAGTCGGCGAAGTGCGGCGTTTTTTTGCCGGGCCGCTGGTCCTTTCTGGAGCCATCGCAACCGGCCAAGCGATTTTCGCCACGCAAGTAATGGGCGCTGACTTTGCTTATATTGGTACACGCTTTATCGCAACGCATGAAGCCAATGCTACCGATCAATATAAAAACGCGATTATTGAGGCCCAGGCAACCGATATTATCTACACTAACCTTTTTACCGGCGTACACGGTAACTATATTCGACAAAGCATTGTCAATGCTGGATTAGATCCCAACCAACTACCTAGTGCAGACAAATCAAAAATGGTTTTTAACCATAACCAAGCCAAAGCCTGGCGAGATATTTGGGGAGCAGGCCAAGGAGTGGGGTTGATAGACAACCTTCCTTCCGTCGCAGAACTCGTAGCACGTCTAAAAGGCGAATATAACCAAGCGCGCAGACAGTTTGACTGA
- the bioA gene encoding adenosylmethionine--8-amino-7-oxononanoate transaminase yields the protein MMNPNQTSVATEWIARSRRAVWHPCTQMKHHEQLPLVPLARGAGAWLYDVDGQRYLDAISSWWVNLFGHANTFINDALKAQLDTLEHAMLAGCTHAPAIELAERLSALTGGTLGHAFFASDGASAVEIALKMSFHYWRNSGLTSKQEFVCVANGYHGETIGALGVTDVALFKTAYDPLLRHAHIAPSPDARQAQPGESAADVAQRSIAAITELFEARHTQIAAIIIEPLVQCAAGMAMHDPSFITKLRALCDRYAVHLITDEIAVGCGRTGTFFAYEQAGIQPDFLCLSKGISGGYLPLSVVLTRDAIYAAFYADDTARGFLHSHSYTGNPLACRAALATLDLFEKEDVLMRNRAKSERLAQLLEPLTAHPQVRHLRRCGTIIAFDVTPETITPKQTPDKNSPKTPTPATSFSRRFFETALRNELLLRPIHRTVYLMPPYILSNDEITLLAERTCATLEQVLSEFF from the coding sequence ATGATGAACCCTAACCAGACCTCAGTTGCAACCGAATGGATTGCGCGTAGCCGACGCGCTGTATGGCATCCATGCACGCAAATGAAACACCACGAACAATTGCCGCTGGTGCCCCTGGCGCGTGGCGCAGGCGCCTGGTTATATGACGTTGATGGCCAGCGCTACCTTGACGCCATTAGTTCATGGTGGGTCAATCTATTTGGCCATGCAAATACGTTCATCAATGACGCCCTCAAAGCACAGCTTGACACGCTTGAACACGCTATGCTCGCAGGCTGCACGCACGCGCCAGCGATCGAACTCGCCGAGCGTTTAAGCGCGCTCACAGGAGGCACGCTGGGTCATGCCTTTTTTGCCTCCGATGGAGCCTCTGCTGTTGAAATTGCGCTAAAAATGAGCTTCCACTATTGGCGTAATAGCGGACTGACCAGCAAGCAGGAATTTGTTTGCGTTGCCAATGGCTATCATGGGGAAACGATTGGCGCACTCGGCGTTACAGATGTCGCTTTATTTAAAACTGCGTATGATCCATTGCTGCGACATGCGCATATTGCGCCATCGCCCGATGCTCGCCAAGCGCAGCCAGGAGAGTCCGCGGCTGACGTCGCTCAGCGCAGCATTGCCGCCATTACTGAATTATTTGAAGCCAGACATACCCAGATTGCGGCCATCATCATTGAACCGCTGGTGCAGTGCGCGGCCGGAATGGCCATGCATGATCCAAGCTTTATTACCAAACTACGCGCCTTATGTGATCGTTATGCAGTGCATTTGATTACCGACGAAATTGCGGTTGGGTGCGGTCGGACCGGCACTTTCTTCGCCTATGAACAGGCAGGCATTCAACCTGATTTCTTATGCTTATCCAAAGGCATTAGCGGGGGCTATTTGCCTCTTTCCGTGGTGTTAACGCGGGATGCGATTTACGCCGCATTCTATGCGGATGACACCGCCCGCGGCTTTTTGCATTCACATTCGTATACCGGCAATCCGCTCGCCTGCCGCGCCGCACTCGCAACCCTTGATTTGTTTGAGAAAGAAGATGTACTCATGCGCAATCGCGCAAAATCGGAGCGGCTCGCCCAGCTTTTGGAACCGCTCACCGCGCATCCACAAGTACGGCATCTGCGGCGTTGCGGAACCATTATTGCGTTTGATGTAACTCCAGAAACCATCACGCCTAAGCAGACCCCGGATAAAAATTCCCCAAAAACTCCGACGCCAGCCACGAGCTTTTCGCGGCGTTTCTTCGAGACTGCGCTGCGCAACGAACTCCTGCTACGTCCAATTCACCGCACCGTATATTTGATGCCGCCCTATATTTTGTCTAATGATGAAATCACCTTGCTGGCTGAGCGCACCTGCGCCACGCTAGAGCAAGTACTTAGCGAGTTCTTCTAA
- the mnmC gene encoding bifunctional tRNA (5-methylaminomethyl-2-thiouridine)(34)-methyltransferase MnmD/FAD-dependent 5-carboxymethylaminomethyl-2-thiouridine(34) oxidoreductase MnmC, which translates to MPIIPAPLTLLEDGTPYSAAFSDMYHCAAGGFAQAQHVFLTGNQLPARWAGQTIFSIVETGFGAGVNFLATWAAWRDDPARCTRLHFVSIEKHPFTREDLHVLHQRFASARLAPLTHHLCAAWPILTPGLHRLEFEAGRVILTLALGDIQDLLPQLWLRADAFYLDGFAPAKNPDMWRASIFKALARLATPNATLATYTTAGVVRHGLIAAGFEVNKAQGFGMKREMLIGRFTPRWRVRRHEPPTAYAASERHALVIGAGFAGCALAERLAARGWHVSLIEQGKTCAAGASGNPVSVFHPFMTRDDNAAARASRAGFLYALRRWQVLAPIDTFFWRAQGLLQIAANQSALDAMGATLSHLAYPTELVSSVTRAEASALAGLELAQGGWYFPHGGWLDPASLCQAQLIAAGAALTPYFQRKINQLVYRENLWHALDETGRSIVAAPVAILANANDATRLAGLHYAQTHSIRGQLSVLPTPVRLHIPITGSGYLVPLTSTSLLAGASYEPDDPNPMPSVESHQHNLSQLAQLAPTLADRFDPNTLAGYVAFRCAAHDRMPFIGAIADEHAAQPLNSQLRDAPRAPGLFGAFAYGSRGLIWATLGAELIASQLDGEPMPIERSLVQALDPARFLLRALRQQN; encoded by the coding sequence ATGCCCATTATTCCGGCTCCACTTACCTTACTTGAAGACGGTACGCCTTATTCTGCCGCATTCTCAGATATGTACCATTGTGCCGCGGGTGGGTTTGCGCAAGCACAGCATGTATTTCTTACAGGGAATCAGCTTCCTGCGCGCTGGGCCGGTCAAACGATTTTTTCGATCGTTGAAACCGGTTTTGGCGCCGGCGTTAACTTTCTAGCAACGTGGGCCGCCTGGCGCGACGACCCGGCACGCTGCACGCGCCTGCATTTCGTCTCAATTGAAAAACATCCATTCACGCGCGAGGATTTACACGTCCTCCATCAACGCTTTGCCAGCGCCCGGCTCGCTCCATTGACGCACCATTTATGTGCCGCCTGGCCTATTTTGACACCAGGGTTACATCGCTTGGAATTTGAGGCAGGGCGCGTCATCCTTACTCTGGCCTTGGGAGATATTCAAGATTTACTGCCCCAGCTATGGCTGCGCGCCGATGCATTTTATTTGGATGGTTTTGCACCCGCAAAAAATCCGGATATGTGGCGCGCATCTATTTTTAAAGCGCTGGCCCGCCTGGCCACTCCCAATGCAACGCTTGCCACGTATACCACTGCTGGTGTTGTGCGGCACGGGCTGATTGCCGCAGGCTTTGAGGTAAATAAAGCGCAAGGCTTTGGGATGAAACGTGAAATGTTAATCGGGCGTTTCACTCCGCGCTGGCGAGTGCGACGCCATGAGCCGCCAACCGCTTATGCTGCAAGTGAACGGCATGCGCTGGTGATTGGTGCGGGCTTTGCTGGCTGCGCACTCGCTGAGCGGCTCGCCGCGCGCGGCTGGCATGTCTCATTAATTGAGCAAGGCAAAACCTGCGCCGCCGGCGCTTCCGGAAATCCTGTCAGCGTGTTCCATCCTTTCATGACACGCGATGACAATGCCGCTGCGCGTGCCTCACGAGCGGGTTTTTTGTACGCGTTGCGGCGCTGGCAAGTTTTGGCCCCGATAGATACATTTTTCTGGCGCGCCCAGGGTCTTCTACAAATTGCGGCCAATCAAAGCGCATTGGATGCCATGGGCGCAACGCTTTCCCACTTAGCTTATCCAACCGAGCTTGTCAGTTCTGTCACGCGCGCTGAAGCCAGCGCACTAGCCGGGTTGGAGCTAGCTCAGGGGGGGTGGTATTTTCCGCATGGGGGCTGGCTTGACCCAGCGTCCCTATGTCAGGCCCAACTCATCGCTGCTGGCGCTGCGCTGACGCCGTATTTTCAACGGAAAATCAACCAATTGGTTTACCGAGAAAATCTCTGGCACGCGTTAGATGAGACGGGCCGCAGCATCGTCGCGGCGCCCGTCGCTATCTTAGCGAATGCAAATGATGCCACGCGCCTAGCCGGTTTACATTATGCGCAGACTCACTCCATACGTGGACAATTAAGCGTATTGCCCACCCCGGTCAGATTACATATCCCCATCACCGGGAGCGGCTACCTCGTCCCTTTAACTTCAACCAGCCTACTGGCAGGCGCCAGCTATGAGCCAGACGACCCCAATCCGATGCCAAGCGTGGAAAGTCATCAACATAATCTAAGCCAACTGGCGCAGCTAGCGCCAACACTGGCTGACCGCTTTGATCCAAATACCTTAGCTGGATATGTTGCTTTTCGCTGCGCGGCGCATGACCGGATGCCATTTATCGGTGCGATCGCAGATGAGCATGCGGCTCAACCCCTTAACTCTCAGTTACGAGACGCGCCACGCGCGCCTGGTTTATTTGGCGCATTTGCTTATGGCTCACGCGGTTTAATTTGGGCTACGTTGGGCGCAGAATTGATCGCCTCGCAACTGGATGGCGAACCCATGCCAATTGAACGCTCACTCGTGCAGGCACTTGATCCAGCACGTTTTTTGCTGCGCGCTTTGCGCCAACAAAACTAA
- a CDS encoding branched-chain amino acid ABC transporter substrate-binding protein, whose amino-acid sequence MMLAGGVMCASMAVFAQSVEEVKIGCAAPMTGSQAHYGEDFRNGVLLAVEDFNATKPIIGGKSIRIELKTGDDQADPRTATTIAQQLVDQGIKGMLGHFNSGTTIPASRIYANAGIPQIAMATAPEYTQQGFKTTFRMMTSDTQQGAVIGAFAVKRLGFKKIAIVDDRTAYGQGLANQFEKAAKAAGAKIVGREYSNDKAVDFKGILTKLKRANPQAIFYGGADAQAAPMVKQMQTLDMKAVLMAGEMVKSDTFLKLAGKAAEGTVVSLAGRPLDEMPGGKEYAIKYKNRFKENVQTYSPYAYDGAMAMFTAMQKADSTDPVKYLPFLAKIDMQSVTMKKLAYDARGDLKQGDITVYKAENEQWKVLSDNK is encoded by the coding sequence ATGATGTTGGCAGGGGGAGTCATGTGCGCGAGCATGGCGGTTTTTGCACAGTCTGTCGAAGAGGTGAAAATTGGGTGCGCAGCTCCGATGACGGGGTCGCAAGCTCATTACGGCGAAGACTTCCGAAATGGAGTTTTGCTGGCGGTAGAAGATTTCAATGCAACGAAACCGATCATCGGCGGCAAATCGATTCGGATCGAGCTCAAGACAGGAGATGACCAAGCTGACCCTCGCACGGCCACTACTATTGCGCAACAGCTTGTTGATCAAGGCATTAAAGGAATGTTAGGCCATTTCAATTCAGGCACGACGATTCCCGCATCTCGGATTTATGCCAATGCAGGCATTCCACAAATTGCCATGGCTACTGCCCCTGAATATACGCAGCAAGGCTTTAAAACGACCTTTCGCATGATGACTTCAGATACTCAACAGGGGGCGGTGATTGGCGCTTTCGCAGTTAAGCGTCTCGGTTTTAAAAAGATTGCCATCGTTGATGATCGCACGGCTTATGGTCAAGGCTTAGCGAATCAATTCGAGAAAGCGGCTAAAGCGGCTGGCGCAAAAATCGTTGGCCGTGAATATAGCAACGATAAAGCAGTTGATTTTAAAGGGATTTTAACCAAACTTAAACGCGCCAATCCACAGGCTATTTTCTATGGCGGTGCGGATGCACAAGCTGCGCCGATGGTTAAACAAATGCAAACGCTTGATATGAAAGCCGTATTGATGGCGGGTGAAATGGTGAAATCGGACACATTTTTAAAGCTTGCTGGAAAAGCGGCCGAAGGCACAGTGGTTTCATTGGCAGGACGGCCGCTTGATGAAATGCCAGGTGGCAAAGAGTATGCGATTAAGTATAAAAATCGTTTTAAAGAAAATGTGCAAACTTATTCGCCTTACGCTTATGATGGCGCGATGGCAATGTTCACCGCAATGCAAAAAGCTGACTCAACTGACCCAGTTAAATACCTGCCTTTTTTGGCTAAAATTGATATGCAGTCGGTCACGATGAAAAAGCTTGCTTATGATGCGCGTGGGGATTTGAAACAAGGTGATATTACGGTTTATAAAGCGGAAAATGAACAATGGAAAGTGTTATCTGATAATAAATAA
- a CDS encoding HU family DNA-binding protein, translated as MNKQELIDAIASKTEASKAAIGEILSTYVELVKKTVAKGDSVELVGFGKFSSGKRAAREGRNPKTGEKIKIAATKTVKFTAGKAFKEAVNGKAKK; from the coding sequence ATGAACAAGCAGGAACTGATTGATGCTATCGCTTCAAAAACGGAAGCGAGCAAGGCCGCTATCGGTGAAATATTAAGCACCTATGTCGAATTAGTTAAAAAGACAGTGGCGAAAGGAGATTCGGTCGAATTGGTCGGCTTTGGTAAATTTTCTTCAGGCAAGCGCGCAGCGCGTGAAGGCCGTAATCCAAAGACCGGTGAGAAAATCAAAATCGCCGCAACTAAAACCGTTAAGTTTACCGCTGGCAAAGCCTTCAAAGAAGCGGTGAATGGCAAGGCGAAAAAGTAA